Within the Candidatus Rokuibacteriota bacterium genome, the region GCTCCGTCCCGGGATGCTGCGGCTGGCGGGCCAGGTGGCCGACGGCGCCATCCTCAACTGGCTCGCGCCGGACGACGTGCCGAAGTCGGTGGCGGTGGTGCGGGAGGCCGCCGCGGCCGCCGGGCGTGATCCAGCGTCCGTCGAGATCTCGGCCCGGGTCTTCATCAGCCTGGACGCCCCCGGGCCCGAGAGCGACCTGGCCGTGAGGCGGCACATGGCGGCCTATCTCAACGTGCCCGTCTACCAGGCCTTCCACGAGTGGCTGGGACGCGGCCCCGCGCTCGGACCCATGTGGGCGGCCTGGGCGGCGGGGGACCGCAAGGCGGCCGTGGCCGCGATCCCGCGGGAGGTGATGAGCGATCTGATCCCCCGCGGCAGCGTGGGGGAGATCCGCGCCCGCGTCCTCCGCTACTTCGAGGCCGGGCTCGACACGGCCTTCCTCTCCCTGATGACGACCGAGCCGGACCCGGCGCGGAAGCGGGCCATCCTGGTGAACGCCGTCCGCGCGCTGGGGCCGCGCGCCCGCTGACCGGCGGGGCGAGGCGACGAGCCGGCCTCAGTCACGGCCGAGAGGTCGGAGCAGCGCGAGGCCCTCTCGCCGTGCCGCCCTGTCCAGGTTCCTGTCCCAG harbors:
- a CDS encoding LLM class F420-dependent oxidoreductase yields the protein MREKRWSLSVPIDGFTLAEHAEIAREAERLGYTDAWSYEVDACDGFSPLAVIGQATGMRVGTAIANVYTRGPATLALTATGLAEIAPGRFCLGIGAGSQLIVEGWNGGRFDRPTTRVREMVQFLRRALAGERVVFTGKTFAVDGFRVTRPPASPVPIHVAALRPGMLRLAGQVADGAILNWLAPDDVPKSVAVVREAAAAAGRDPASVEISARVFISLDAPGPESDLAVRRHMAAYLNVPVYQAFHEWLGRGPALGPMWAAWAAGDRKAAVAAIPREVMSDLIPRGSVGEIRARVLRYFEAGLDTAFLSLMTTEPDPARKRAILVNAVRALGPRAR